One part of the Mya arenaria isolate MELC-2E11 chromosome 3, ASM2691426v1 genome encodes these proteins:
- the LOC128227328 gene encoding uncharacterized protein LOC128227328: MEVVKENPFPTITFLEDGLDATGDLQEEVALRRQYHKLNDARLKTAYVREKNSGNRPLTCFLHPNLTPCRLLDHLRNRGVSDAVILEWTRRLQAIRESSDKKQADCSIVILKND; this comes from the exons ATGGAAGTGGTAAAGGAAAACCCGTTTCCCACAATAACATTTCTCGAAG ACGGTCTAGATGCGACCGGGGATCTGCAGGAGGAAGTGGCACTGAGGCGACAGTACCACAAGTTGAACGACGCCAGGTTGAAAACCGCATATGTCCGGGAAAAG AATTCAGGTAATCGACCCCTGACCTGTTTTCTTCATCCAAACTTGACGCCTTGTAGACTACTAGATCACCTCAGAAATCGAGGGGTTTCAGACGCCGTCATTCTAGAGTGGACCAGACGCCTCCAGGCCATCAGAGAATCAAGCGACAAAAAGCAGGCTGATTGCAGCATTGTCATCCTGAAGAATGATTAA
- the LOC128227314 gene encoding collagen alpha-6(VI) chain-like → MKSETMEWKTLIWIYFLQTSVIQANMVRNWSKNGAICTNASANIVFALDTSFSIHESSFRQQLAFVQRIISHFSIGKQEVRVAVLTFGSDVIHDIEFDDFDDKTALIAAVGNIRYRGGSTNTSAAIKHAREVILSEKNVRENSAQINIIITDGNSVDNHATVIEASISRSLGIKLVAVGVGAGPDRRELQDIASDRRALVDRTGMYDTDSLDSKLVFTVEDFSLLSDIEEMLSTVTCKEIQLDHLSNNTEYEKEAATQSCTGKAADVMFLVDASSSISSPNFRRMLEFTDTVMAFFDTRSSGTRIGLTSYSDDVNVVIPLNNAYSSQNMEARIAATPQLTGGTNTGRALQFVRGIFKTHSRLYVDRVVIVLTDGQSADPELTKQESRALKDMGVRMVVIGIGDQVDTVELLTMAGEDNIQSVLTLDNFHALPDISSTIAVKVCGHVDTKLPKYINDQEKSRCGGTLPTDVMYVYDGHSVGTEANSKTISTISAMIKATSNSVYNVRSGILNHVCEHVKSLDLSAHISASDMKNIITYSQSKNIPRLLQELRVDSFQRARGARRNSNKIAVIFIFNQTGDYTETFLELRRLSLQGQVKTFLVYVGNTIPVELKLHLEKANWNHTHFMQINELTDLKRFVPKFTQELCNN, encoded by the exons ATGAAGTCTGAAACTATGGAGTGGAAAACATTAATATGGATATATTTTCTTCAGACGTCAGTTATCCAA GCGAATATGGTgagaaattggtcaaaaaacg gTGCCATTTGTACAAACGCGTCCGCCAATATTGTCTTTGCCCTGGACACGTCCTTCAGTATCCACGAGAGCTCTTTCCGCCAACAGCTGGCATTTGTTCAGCGTATAATCTCGCACTTTAGCATTGGAAAGCAGGAAGTGCGCGTCGCCGTTTTAACGTTTGGATCTGACGTCATACACGACATAGAATTCGACGATTTTGATGACAAGACGGCGCTTATTGCCGCAGTaggcaacatccggtacagagGAGGGTCGACCAACACATCGGCAGCAATAAAACACGCTAGGGAGGTCATCCTGTCGGAAAAAAATGTTCGTGAAAACAGCGCtcagataaatatcataataacgGACGGCAACTCCGTCGACAATCATGCGACTGTTATTGAAGCGTCAATATCTCGGAGTCTCGGGATAAAGCTGGTTGCGGTCGGGGTTGGTGCAGGGCCAGACCGCCGAGAGCTGCAGGATATCGCAAGCGACAGACGTGCTCTCGTGGATCGCACGGGCATGTACGATACAGACAGCCTCGACAGCAAGCTCGTGTTTACGGTGGAAGACTTCTCACTGCTCAGCGACATCGAGGaaatgctttccactgtcacaTGCAAAG AAATACAACTCGACCATCTATCAAACAACACAGAATATGAGAAAGAGGCTGCGACACAAT CCTGCACGGGGAAAGCAGCTGACGTGATGTTTCTAGTGGATGCTTCAAGCAGCATTTCGTCACCGAACTTCCGTAGAATGCTAGAATTCACCGACACAGTTATGGCATTCTTTGACACCCGTTCTTCTGGCACAAGAATTGGCCTTACATCATACAGTGACGATGTCAATGTAGTTATTCCATTGAACAATGCATACAGTTCCCAGAATATGGAGGCGCGGATAGCAGCCACGCCCCAGTTAACAGGTGGCACGAACACTGGAAGAGCCCTTCAGTTTGTTCGAGGGATTTTTAAGACGCACTCACGGCTGTACGTGGACCGTGTAGTGATCGTTCTGACGGACGGACAGTCGGCCGACCCCGAGCTAACCAAACAAGAGTCCCGCGCGTTAAAGGACATGGGCGTGCGTATGGTTGTTATCGGTATCGGAGATCAGGTGGACACTGTGGAACTCCTCACAATGGCAGGCGAGGATAATATCCAGTCAGTGCTCACGTTGGACAACTTCCACGCACTGCCGGACATTAGCAGCACTATTGCAGTAAAAGTATGCGGACATGTAGACACCAAACTTCCGAAATATATTAACGACCAAG AGAAAAGCCGCTGTGGGGGCACCCTGCCTACTGATGTAATGTATGTTTATGACGGACATTCTGTCGGAACAGAGGCCAACAGCAAGACAATATCCACAATATCAGCCATGATAAAGGCAACATCAAACAGTGTTTATAACGTAAGATCTGGAATTCTTAATCACGTGTGTGAGCACGTCAAGTCTTTGGATTTATCTGCACACATCAGTGCCTCCgatatgaaaaatatcattactTATTCACAAAGCAAAAATATTCCAAGATTACTGCAGGAATTGCGGGTTGATAGCTTCCAGAGAGCAAGAGGAGCAAGGAGGAACAGTAACAAAATCgctgtgatatttatatttaatcaaaCAGGGGACTACACAGAAACATTTTTAGAATTACGCAGGTTATCATTACAAGGCCAAGTGAAGACTTTCCTTGTTTATGTAGGAAACACCATTCCGGTTGAATTAAAATTACATCTTGAAAAAGCGAACTGGAATCATACTCATTTTATGCAAATCAATGAATTAACTGATTTGAAAAGATTTGTTCCAAAATTTACACAAGAATTATGCAACAATTAA